The Strix uralensis isolate ZFMK-TIS-50842 chromosome 4, bStrUra1, whole genome shotgun sequence genomic interval TTCACAACATggtatttcaatttaaaataattttggttaatTGTTATTCTGCTGACATAGGAACTTTTACTtatcatttaaaaagcaaagacacAACCAAGGTATGCACAGTAAATCTTACCACATGCTGAACAGCTGTACGGTCTCTCTCCAGTATGCCTAATTCTGTGCTTTACTAATTTTCGTTGCATGTTAAATGACTTCCCACATTCATCACAGGTGAATACTTTATCTGCTGTATGGGTCTTTTTGTGCTCCTTTAAATTACTGAAGTTACTGAATCCTAGAAAAATATGACAGATGCTGAGATTAAAATGGCTGCTCACATTTCAATCAAAAAACCTCACAGGTAGAAACTTTGGTTCTTACATACCTCTGCCACAGATATCACACAGATGAGGCTTTTCTCCAGAATGAATAATAATATGACGCTGAACATCACCAGAAGCAGCAAATCTGTAACAGAACACGGAAACCCAATTGCTGTCTTTATAAGACCCTCATTCTCTTAAACTGAGTATCATATGGAAATCAACTATAATGAATGCCTGATGTTCTGAACAAAGATTAAAAtctaaaatacagataaattaatacatttaagaaaaacattttgaagctGGCAATGTCTAATTAAATttatggaaggagaaaaaaaccttttcaccattaatgttattaatttattctgcatttaaCTTAAAGTACAAATGCTACTCCTAAATTAGTGTAAGTTCTGTTACCTGTtagcagaaagaaatatttaatgctttgCTTAAATTCATCAAGTTTCCCATACTTCATAATTTccataaaatgtaacaaaaattgtatgatcaaataatgaaaaaaaaaagcgagGGAAGGGTACAAACCAGCATGTTTTATTGTGACTCACGCTGTTCAAAACACACACAACAGTATATCCTTAACTAAAGatacaaatatacaaaaaattaaaaccacagatTATGTATGTGGTGACATGTTTATCTTATTACTGAGACCTGCAACAAGACTCCTTGCAGACATTCATGTATTTTAATCCCATCAATAAACATTTAAATCCAAtgtcttttaaacaaaattgagCAGCACGCTGCCTTAGCTCTTGGCTCTTAGTTTATCattaagattaaagaaaacatgtgcAAGTTTTATCATGTTAACTTTACTGAGGTGAACAATTCTACTCACCTTTTCCCACAGATTTCACAAATGTATGGCTTTTCACCAGAATGTCGACGTAAATGTGTCTGTAGATTACCTGCCTGAAGGGACagtaatttaaacatttaaattcagCTAGCCTGTTGTTGTATACAGATAAAAAGACAATGATGGGAACTATGAGACTGGCTTTTTATTCCTAATTCTAAGGCACTGAAGACTACAAAGCATGTATGAACTCAAGCATTCTTATCTAGTAAAGACAGACTACCATGTACTTCAAGATAAAACTGCTTATGCAAGCAATTATATATTgacaagaacagagaaaaaaaaaaaaagaataaaaaagaagccTGGAATCAAATGCTAAGGAAAAAGACAGATCTATAGTTGAGAACAGATCcaattataaatgaaaattacaCTATCTAGATTGCAGTGAAGAAGAAAACTTACTAGTAATATGGTTTATGTTAGTCTCATTTTCCCTGTCctacaaataaaatattgttaCATCAGGATGTCTGAATTCACTTCCCAGggggttaaaaagaaaagaataggGTCAACATTTTTCAATCCATAAAGTACTCAAGAGTCAAGTGCTCCAAACTTATAAATATTTACTGatatcaaaagaaaacagaacaggaagTACAGAAATGAACAAATGGATTACTGGTAACTAATTTTTATTATGTATCTTTCCTCTCCCAATCCTGTAAAAATCATGCTAGTCTAGCAGGCAAACCAGATAATGACTAGAAAAAAACCATCTTACTCATtccgactttttttttttttaatgtttttaaagccACTGGTGCTTATGAATGGCTAATCCACTGAGAGTCCACTTCTCAAAGCACAAGATACAGCTAGTCTGGATAAAAGAGCTGCAGATGTTCCATAAATTGTGCATACTTCCACAGTCAGCTTTTAACCCTTCCATTCTCTTTGATGGATAACTGCCTGGTTATATCTAAGTACACTAAAGGAACATTAAGTCCTTTCAATTAGGAAAGAAAATTGGGGATGCAAAGATTATCATGTCCTCAGTCACAGTACAACAGCAAAAATAAGCCCTATCAATAATTTCTTCCAACTCCCTTAAATTACCTGTGATGACCAATCACTGTAATCAGAGCTTATAACATACCAGAACTGAAGTactgcagacacacacagacaggcagaGGACAATATTAAATGGATCACCGTTTGAACCGTGAGATTTCTTTAACCCCTGTAAAGTTTTTCAGACAACAGTATGACTGAACCACTGTTCTTTCAGGCCAAACTTTATAATACTGAAATCTATTCAAAGAGAGGCACTAGGCACCCATTTCTGAAGACGACGACTGAACTGACTTCTCCATGCAACAGTTTATGCTTTGCAAGAACAAGGGATTTTATGCAGAGGTACATTTGAGAGAAACATGCAAGACAGAACCTTTACTTCCATCCACatcacaaaacaaacaatatCATTTGAAAGTTATTCTGGATAAAGGCAGAGGGTGAATTTGAAGTGCAACAATTATTCTAAAATAGTGCCCATACAGGCATTTTTAgccagaataaaaatgttttacagagaGTAGCAAGAAGATCCATTTCTTTATTACAAGTCTCTGTCACTTCCTCCTAATGAAGGCAAAAGCTTGTTATTACCTGgctcacataaaaaaaaaaaaaaaaaaaaaaaagtaaaaacatcaGTAACTTCTATTCTTCCTAAGCTTCTAGGGTGATACACAACCTCAGTTAAGGTATAATATGCCATCCCAATGAAAAAGCCTAAGACGACTTTTGCTagcatttcagtgaaagaaaaaaaatgctcagaaaaatcCTCTTACTGGTACTGGTTGCATACCACTCCTCACAAATTTGAGACTAGAGAGAGATGCTAGACTTACTCAATTTGTACCTGGCACACTTTCAAAGTGAATGAACTAAAGCATATGGTCCCCCAAAGTCAGCACTGCAGAAGGAGGTAGTCAGGAGGCAAAACATGGTAATTCTGGATCACCAGCTAGAGAAGGACCACACAGCAACAGGCTGTGTACTAGTAGTAAGGGAAGATGCAGGCTTGGAAGTACAAAAGGAACCTTTTTCTCCAAAAATCAAAGACATTTGTGGTTATTTGTTGCAGACTATGAGTTCCTATGTCAATTTTCTCtactttctgttcattttctgtttcacattcCAACACACGGAACATCAGTTAGGTTCAGCAGGAGCAGACATAGTACCAGGCACAACAACTGCAGTGCCTCAAAAGCACAGACTTAAATAAGAAAAGTGATACTTTTTCTGTGCCTGCAGACTGACAAAATCAAGAACAAGATCAGAGAGGGTCTTTTAAGCAAAAAGTAGATAGTAATTATCCTTGCATCTTGCAAAGAAGCAAGGCTACCCTAGTGTTCCCTAGAAGTATGCAAGTCCCCTTTTATGAGCAGAGGACGGACTGCAGCATGCAAGCTGAATGCTATGGCTCATATTCTGGACGTGTGGGTATTGTCCATCAATATGTATGTACCTATACCTTCAGGAAACTGAAGtaatggggagggagggaggggaggaaagctGTTTAAGAGTGTTTAATTAAAAGGCAGACATTTCCAGTTTTGCTGGGGTTTTCGTTTGTTCATGTTTTTAATTAGAGGAGCAATGCATGCTGCATGAGGAGTCTGTCCTGCCTCTCATACACTCCGACTGTGTGAAGCTTTTTTATTCCCTCTTCCCCCGCAGTAATGGTACAGAATACCACTCCATTTGCCAAAAGTACTTTTAATGGAATTTGGAAATACTCACTTTTTACTTTTAATAAGTTTAGCCATCAAAACGAATTAAAATGCACTTTCTTTGCCTAATAAGCAGATGCAGTTTTGCTCAAAATGCTTGATAAGCATGATGAAACAGGATGCAGCATTATACTCATATTTAGTAACAGACTGGAGGATGCAACTACATCAGATTCATGGGTCAAAGAAATCCCACTGGTGGACTACAAAACTGGAGTAAGAGAAGTGCAAGCACTGGTGGGGGGGTAGACAAAGACCACATAATTCTAATCCTTAAACAAGGACCCATAAGAAAGACCAAAGTTATTCAACGataattattatttaatcttAGTCTAAAAATATGCACATGACTATTGTCTCCTGCACTTAGGTGCATGTAGTCCGaccaagaaaatggaaaagaaatagacATTTTGGAAATGTGAGACAACTAGGCACCAAATTtgcagaaatagaaattaattgtTGTACCCAGAACAGGAAGCACGCACTGGAGGGCAAATTAAGACTGCTAAAGCTTTGGTCCTGTGTGTCAATAGGGAATTtcacaagaggttttttttaaatcgtAGCTGAGTTTTGTCACTTCAGACAGACTGTGCTGTTCTTCACAGAAGGAAACTGAGCCCAATTATACgtatgtaaattttttttatctgactcaaaaaaatctgcttaataATTTATGCCATTTAGGAAGATGAAACTATATTGTGAATACAGCATTATACAAAATTCTaacctgtatttttttcagacactgtaaAAATGCTATTCACAACATATCCTTAAGCATAAGGCAAAAGAACAGTCTGAGAATGAATGTTCTCTGTATTTCAAATATAGCTGTGGCTCTGTATagttaaacatttatttgaagGTAAAATACGTAACACATCTAACTGAGAGCAGACAAAATCAAAGGTTAAAAATGTATCAAAGAAATCTAAAGCATTTAacatgttattttcaaataagactttttttttatccctAAAGTGAAGTCTGTCTTTGAACAAAAAAATATCTATAGACTTATAACCAAATTTTTTAGAATCAACACATAGATGCATTTCATTTGCAAGTGTAAGTAccataatataaaatattcccACCTGTGAGAAGTGTTTCCCACAAATGTTACATTCAAAAGGTTTCTCAcctaaaagaagaaacagaacataGAACTTCTAATAGTTGCCATAGaatacaaatgttttaaattgGTATGCTTCCTTTCAAAATATGTAATGTAAGAGTAAAAATATCCCCAAAAGGACACTTACCCATATATGTAAGGGGAAATTCCAAGAGGGAAGTACAGCATTTACCATTAAGCTTGTAAGGCAGACTTGCTCAGAAACAGAATTTATCTTTCAAAACAGGTAGGTAGAAGAGTTTTCATAtgaatagaaatgttttgttattttttttaaatactttttattccAAATGAAAGGGGTACCGTACCTCCAGGAAGAACAGAATAGATGACAAGGTCctacaacagcaacaacaacagcagctaTGGGAAGTGCACCAGTTTTTTCACTTGTACACACAAAGGCCCACTCTTAAAAGAATAAGGAATACAGAGAAGCTAGTTTGGAAGgattctgttttctctgttcaaTGTGTATCACACATCTCTGATCACCACGTAGCCATTCACTTCCAGCAAATATACATTTGCCCTCAAATTCTCACCCTATATAAGAGTATCTGATGATTAACCCAAGTATTTTGCCACAAAATTCTGAATTTACACATATAAAACTGGTATTCTTGAATCTCCAAAAACATATCAACAGCTTTAGTAAAAATTAGTGCAGCTCACTTTAGCTTTTCAAAATAACTTGACTCTCAATCTAGAATGTGACTGCACAGTATTTCAATTCTCTAGCTGTCAATGAGACAAATATCTTTTTTCTAATCACTTTTTCTTTGCAGTATTTCAtagaggcaattttttttccctgcttagtTCTTGGTTTCCTAGTTTTTACACTGTGGATAAAAATCTCTCTGCAtcttacagaaattttaaaacaataataaatttAAATCTTCTAATGATATTTTCATGAGTCTAACTGTACGTTAAAAGGACACATATAATGTGGCCGACAGGTATAGGGAAGCAAAATTAGTGTAAATCCCTGTGAGTCTGAATGCAGCTatttcaagaaggaaaaagagatcTTACACTGTGTTTCATCTTGGTTTCAAAATCTGTCtaaagatttttatttacttttaaaatcataattctCATTATTTTACAGAACACCTCTTGGCTATTTGTAGCCTTCTCTTCCAGCAAGTATTCCTACATCAGTATTCTTCCTCCATCCTTGGAAGTGTTATGGGCAACAACTACAATATCCAGGTGTTGAGGTTCCATTATCCTTCTCTACTGCCAAATACAGGTGATGttttttcaacatattttgaGATCAAGGACTAAATGCAAGTCTCTTAGATTTTAAAGCACAGAGTAAACATACACAGTTATGTGGCTTCACATACAGCAGCCTTGAGGTTAGTGTGGCCACTTGAGGCTGTATCTACTTTTTCTACTTAAATGAAGAATTTCCATGAAGAATGGAAATCTTACAGCAGTTTCAAGACAGCTTTTATtcaattaaagataaaaattaaaaaactaataaCTCAATTATAAAGAGCACTGAGGCTTGATTTCATTATGGCTCTAAATTTGCGAAACACTAAAAATTCTGGTACCGACAACACAAATATAAATGAAACCAGTAGGGAGCCAGATCTGTGGCGACTGGGAAGGCTTCTGAACAGCCATAAAAGCATCAAGGTAATTTGAAATGGAGGATAAAAAACACTAATAgcaatttctgcagaaattacctacaccaaaaaaaccaaagttACTGTTGACACAGAGACTATTATCTGAACAGAAAACCACCCTGAAATAACTAGAGGGAGGGAGGCTCAAATTTCTCAAAACTATTGTTGTGGGCTGCATGCAGCCTCATTATAACTGTACAAAGAGCTGGAGTTTTATTCCCCATgataaagataaaacaaaaaaaatttatttgaaaagaaacttcaaaTTAGTTGTTGGAGAACAATTCTGCACCTACAGAAGACTCCAACCCCCTGGGCATATCAAGCAGCCTATTCCAAGAATGAATTCTAGAAGAAATACTAAATTACTCAGCATTGTAGCATCCCTCAGGTAAAGTGAGGCTAATTGCTTCCTAGGACATATTAGTAAGAGTGCAGCTAGTAAGCTGAAGATGATTCTTCTCTACCTATCACTGGTGAGACCATATCTGGAACCTTGAGAAGACAAACAGGAAATCTTAACTGCTGTCTACATGCAATGGGCAGAGAGATGCAACCAGGTTGTTCTTGAAGGTAcacagtgataggacaagaggctACAGACACAAGTTAGGTCatgggaaattctgattagatacAGGAAAAGAATCTTTTGCcccatgagggtggtcaaacactggaacttGTTGTctggagaggttgtggaatctctgACCTTGGAGATATCCAAAATTTGACTACACAAGGTCAGGAGCAAAACAACCCAGTCTAATTTGACCTACCTTGAGCAgaggattggactagatgacctccagaggtccattctAATCTAAGttattctttgattctatgattccaaaCCAAAAACCTCATCTGAGAACACTAATCTTCTCAAAGACCACGGCTGGATCAACAGCAATACGGAAAATTTGGGAAAAAGTAGTAACTGAACTACAATTAAGACAATGCTTAAACAAACATCCAGGCGATTTTACTTTTGAACCTTCGGACTGCcttgtgttttctgtcttctgttgcATCCTTCTCGTTCAACCCTCTGCAAGAGGAGATGAAGATAAAGTACACAGTAGTGGGACCAAAGCAGTGGTGTGTCAGCTCCAGAAGAGAAAGGCATGAAGGCAGAAGCGGTGTTCCTGAAGAGATCACAAAGGTAGGAGCAGGGGGCACTAAGGCATGGAATGCTGGCAACTTGCTCAAGCAAAGCTCAGAATGAAAAGGTCGAGGATCAACAGTGTATTACGTGACAGTGTAACTCTGCTTCTGTTCTATCCATCCTCCCAAGAGTTCTTTTCACAGGGTCgggtttgggtttggtggggttttttttgagatgcttcctgaaaatactttaaaaaaaacccaaaacactgacCTGTAAGCTACAATGCATTAGAACAGGTAAACTAAACTTTGAACCTCGTGTTTTAAATAGTTTAGCAGACTCAGAAACATACAATAATTAAGTCTACCactcttaaaaaaacaactagTTTAACGGGCACCAGAACTCACAAAATCCAGACTTTTTCCAATGATTGAGATGTATGAGGAAGGGCAAATTCTAATAGGTTTCTCATAGTTGGGGTCTTTCACACAGATTCTCTAGCACAAACACACATTACTGACTTCAGAGTCTCTCCCTCCATTGAGACTTCTCTAGATGCTCTATCTTCCATCTGATCACCTATTTCCCTGAAATTtctaagatattaaaaataaagatataccTGATGATGTCACCTCAAATCGAAATAGATTCCAAAAAATGCAAGGCAAAGAGAGGATCTAGGTAAAAGACATATGCAACTATTTCACAGGAGaccaaattaagaaaaaaaaaaaagtattagtaaTATGAACATACAGAAGTAGTCAAAGATACCTTAAGTGAAAACTTAAGGAAGCTCATAccaaatgttcatattttaaggttctggaaagatttttctcctaatactatgaaaaaaaaaattcttaatattAAGGATCaattaacaaaagaaattaatgtctACTAAGAGGGATTTATATTTATTGTCAAAGTACCAATACATGTATGCTCATTTGCAAAGTGATGTTTATTTGACAAGACAGAGAGATGCATTTGTATATTTaatataaggaaaaagaaaggcaaaaaattcAACAGCTTAATCAGGAATAATGCATCTCAAGGACTTGAAATCAGTGGTGTTACTTGACTAGCTAAGGTAATTCttaaaaacccttttaaaaaacatataaagTTGTAGAAATATAATAGAACATGCTGGATAAATTGAACAGACAGATTAGTTAATTAAAAGTTAGACTAGGTCTTGGTTTTCACTTGAATAAAAAGATCTTTAGAAATAAAACtaggtttaaaaataatattaccTACGAGTTTTTAAAACTAAGTAAATGAATTCAAAATTCCTATCCACGCTGCAGCCTACTTGTCTGCAAGAGCATTACTCTCTAGGTAAATGCAATGAAAGTTGTTCACCCACTGAAACAAATAAACTAATTATAAAGCATATTTCtacaggttaaaaagaaataaccacGTAGACCTAATCACTTGTATCTTACAATGAATATATAATCAGAGAGAACTGAGGTCTAGAACATTTGTAGTGTCATCTTCTAGCCATTTACACTTTTCATTGTTATCTGACTTGACTTCTGACAAACTGACTAGAAATGCCTCTTCcaaatgcaagacaaaaataaaattttcattgaaaTATCACGCAACATTCTGTGAGAAAGAACCCtaaaaaaccaaatacaaagGACAAATCTTAACTACCACTCTCAGCTAAACTCAGTCTTACAGTCTTTATTCCTGTATGattattcatttttcaaaaaaccaaacccacaacctTTTGAAAGTAACCCTTAACCAGCATCTCTGCATCAAGCGATACTGTAAGACATCCTCTTTAATTGAAATATTCGGTCTGCAGACCAAGCTACTAAAAACTGTACCTGTATGAGACCTTTTATGGAGCTCCAAGTTGCTTGGATGTTTGAAAGCCTTCCCACATAATTCACAAGTATATTGCCTCTGTGACTGAAGAGTCTGTGATTGCCCTTCTTGTTCCAAAGGACCTTGAGATCTGTCAATTTCAACAGTTTGTTCAAAATTCTCAGAATTCACTAAATCTTCAGCTTCTTTTTCATCAGTAACTTTAGCATTCATCTCCACGGTACCTTCGTTTACAGATTCAATTACTCCTGTTATTCTACTGTCATCTGTTTTAGGctcaggctgctgctctgcagactTCTGAGATCTTAAAAAGTTTAACTTTTTGAGGTGTATTGCTTTTTTCAGCCGCATCTGTTTGGTGGGCTGCATAAGTGTGCTTTCTGCATCTTGATCTGGAGCAGCTTCATTCACGGACTGAACCAGAAAGTTTGATGGTAAATGATCAGAGGTTTCCAGAACACACTCAGAGTGATTGACAGTACAAGAATTATTCTCTactgtgtttatttctgtagaCGTGTTGTAAGAAAAGGATTGTTCTGCTCCTCTCTCATGATTAGAGCAAGCATTTTGCTTATAGAACTGTTTACTGTAAAAGTTGCGTAGTTTGTAATAGTAATTTGGTTGTTTAAATGGAAGCTCTGTGCAGCTGCCATCTAAGGAGTCTTGTGGTTGTTTCTGTACATCACCTGAGGGTGCGTGAAGATTAACAGACTGCGATGCATGAGGATGGTGGTCAGCCAAGCCTTTATTAGCTTGTGTGTCAGATGAGCATTCATGCAATAGGTTTGTTCCATAACTGTCATTGGCACAGCTAGTATCTGCAGTCAAAGTATTCTGCAGTGAAAATACACTATTACAAGGCATGCTGGCTGTTTGCTCTACAGCTGTAGAAGATTTTAAAAAGGTGTGGCAAATGTTCAGCACATTTTGCACTTGGAGACACTGTGCAATATCCAACATAGCTTGTACATTGTCCTGGCTAAGATCCAGGTGAGAGGTGTACATGAAGTCCAAGATCTGGCCTATGCCACCTACATTTTTAATGTCCAAGTGAAAGACATCATTCTTCTGGCCTGAAGAATTCTGGAAAAGGGTCCtaataaaataagacaaatattCAAACACAAACAATTTACAAacacttttataaaaaaatacacatacaccTCAAACAGACTGCCtgctacaaaacaaaaatttacacTATGTGGTCTTATCTAGATTGCTATGTTTTTGTAAATGAACGTCTCAAAACTGCTCTATTACTTGTCTTATATATTAGGCCTACACTAGTACACTTAAAGTATAAATCAAAGCAAGTGATACTTTATATAactttaattttctattttttaaacttttgaaatCACACCCCATACTTATGGTTTCCTACCCAATGTTCTTTACATATTAGGTTCAGTGGTGTATTTATGGACTGTTTGCAAAAGTTGGTTGACTCAGAATGGTGTTTTGCCTTCCACTGTGGCAAATAAAAGAGGACATGAGAAACTTTCTAGTAAGAAGGAGAAGATAGACCTCAAAGTGAGATAAACTATTCTCTTTCGGCAAGTGAGCGTGTCCATCAAACTTTATCAGTAAACCTTATTAAAGTTCTTACTATTAATTCTTTCTCCACAAGTAGATGAGAGGATGGTAGTAATAAACAAGAGGATGCCATTACTTTCAATCTACTCTCTCATATCCCAAAGAAGTACTTTTTTACTGGTACTGGATGAGAACCAAAAGAATAAGGAAGAGTACAGGTACATAAGCCTAAAACAGCAGTCCAACCAATACCCACTGAATTGTCATTGAATACTTAAAGTGTCCGAATTTACAGGTCTCCTTACTTGTAGAGCTGTAGTTCTTCACATGCAGAACTAGCCCTAGATTAAGTAGGTTTGTACTCTGCCTCAGTCAGGAACTTCACATCCCTCCATTAAAACCCCCAGTCTCTAACATGATACAGTAAATGATGATATATAAATAGGGTCAGGTCACTCCTATGTAGTTATTTTCCCACACTAGGAAATGCCCTGAACTTGATGATTCCTCTCCGTGGGTTGACTctcaaattatattttgtttaaagatgGGCATAATATCAATAAACTCTGAATCTTAAGCAAAAGAGAGTATAGGCTTAAACTCAGAAATGCAGAGACTACTTTGAAGCCAGTGCCCACATCCAGGTTCTTTCATAAATCCAGCTCGTACTatgtaaattaaaaccagaccTATAATGAACAGATCTGGGTTGAGTCTAAATTAACTAGTCACTTATATCCTATTGAATTTTAATAATAGTTAAATGCCTAGTTCTTTTtaactactttaaaaatacagtctttgAGCATAATTTCACTTCATCATCAGGATTGCAAcgctagaaaagaaaaaggaaaaaaccacctctcatcttttttccctggtcATAACATAAAACCCGTTTTCTTACATAAGAATTAATAGTCAAGCTTTAGAGATGTTTCAAGAAGCAAGGTCTAAAAACTGCCAGATCCAACAGCTTACTCATAACTAATGCAAAACACGAAGTTGGGAGATCCAGCATCCCCCAAAATTTGGAGGATCGGTGAGGGTTATACAGAGGGGAAAGAAACCAGTTGGATTCATGGGCCACCTGTATGCTTTAAAACACAGATGTTGTCTTTCTAAGAATCTGTTCTAAACAGAGATGCAATAATAACCTATACactcaaattttattttgaatatataATTGATGAAACAATTCACATTATCCAGAAATGGATAATATGAATTCTTTCATCAATTATATCCCTTATCTGGCTCTGTTTGTGTACTCTACTATACTCCTTGTAAACCGTTATCTTTCCATACTGAAATACCGAATACAGGTCCATGCCAGAATCCATTGTATGAGGCAACGTAAGCAAGTAAAGATCAAGAAAAAGCCATACCCAAACAGTGTAGTAGTTAACTGTGTATATCTAGGAAATAAATTAGGATGGCCACAGTTTTTAATTAGATCAAATACTCGGTATATATTTATCTCTGGACAAACAATTTAACTTTTCCCCTTACAATCCAACAGTTTAGTCTGcaactaccagaaaaaaaaaatacccatctCAGAGAAAACCTCAACCAACAgcatttagttcattttttaaaaagaacaatttctaTCACATACCTGAAATATTGACTGAAAGCAGCTAATAcatttttgtgtgctttgaaGCAGACACCTTTTACCACCAGCATGCAGTCACAGAGAAGACCCTGAATGCGCTGTTCATGTAGCTGCTGGAGAAGATGACAACTATGGCTAGCAACAGTGTCCATGCTAGAAAATCACTTAAATTACctacaatgaaataaaatgctaagatgaattttaaatattaaattgcaAAGTGAATTTAGAATATGAAGAACAACAATTTGTTTTAGCTCCTAAAGGAAACAGACTTCAGTTTACACCTGAGATGTACGCTCTAATGACATTTCTCTGATTAAAGACGTCACAGTATTGCTCTCCAGTAGATGGTTATACAGCAATATACATAGGAAATATTGATTTTAAGTTTTGCTTACACAAAGAGCTTATGCAAAAATGTGTTAATGGCACTGCCAATAAATTGAacttcataacaaaaaaatataaaatttacatAACTTTGACAAGAATTAGATTCAAAGGCAAAAACATATCACACCTACAAAATCAACAGCATTTGAACAGGAAAACCTGTTTCTTCACCCTCTAAACTGAAAAGGCAGAATATTATAGTAGCATTAATAATGCCATATTTGTGGCTGTTGTAGCTAAGCACATTTCCCACGTGCATCTGATTCATTAGGCAAGTTAACatggtaatttttatttaatacaatGTAAACT includes:
- the ZBTB49 gene encoding zinc finger and BTB domain-containing protein 49 isoform X2 — its product is MAESLNSQQLHEQRIQGLLCDCMLVVKGVCFKAHKNVLAAFSQYFRTLFQNSSGQKNDVFHLDIKNVGGIGQILDFMYTSHLDLSQDNVQAMLDIAQCLQVQNVLNICHTFLKSSTAVEQTASMPCNSVFSLQNTLTADTSCANDSYGTNLLHECSSDTQANKGLADHHPHASQSVNLHAPSGDVQKQPQDSLDGSCTELPFKQPNYYYKLRNFYSKQFYKQNACSNHERGAEQSFSYNTSTEINTVENNSCTVNHSECVLETSDHLPSNFLVQSVNEAAPDQDAESTLMQPTKQMRLKKAIHLKKLNFLRSQKSAEQQPEPKTDDSRITGVIESVNEGTVEMNAKVTDEKEAEDLVNSENFEQTVEIDRSQGPLEQEGQSQTLQSQRQYTCELCGKAFKHPSNLELHKRSHTGEKPFECNICGKHFSQAGNLQTHLRRHSGEKPYICEICGKRFAASGDVQRHIIIHSGEKPHLCDICGRGFSNFSNLKEHKKTHTADKVFTCDECGKSFNMQRKLVKHRIRHTGERPYSCSACGKCFAGSGDLRRHVRTHTGEKPYTCETCNKCFTRSAVLRRHKKMHCKATEEGPHTLDEFTQGIETSDLEKSQSSDSFGQEMSVTLLPVSVKFPIRPAANSTEFDSSADSYCKLRSMIQHHDSANQQKLNVGSAKLPKAQTQQTPPPPPYAYADVDVSSAEEPLQSDNIPMIRSSMVSLDSHCNDPLGSRTSSAAYKNNEGPFFSSMTLWGLAMKTLQNESELEQ